The genome window acaacagttcccccttttgtctaaataaaaatgaaaggttttaagtTTAACATAGTAAACCTATATACAACAAAGAAGTTACCAAGTGGAATTACATTTACAacattcagtccatttgtatttagcaactTCAGAGAAAACATTCCACCATCTACACCATCTTAGTtactctaaagttttatacctaatttactttctgtcataattaaggaaaactggaactataactatctactcttcaactccatccaagacctcagaaggatatactatttcctgagtaaacaggaagtgcattgcaagcaactttcaacactctagaaatgacagagacatctgactgcgtggacagtcacccaaagttcctctgaaacattggggcattcatcttcaggCTACCAGCTTGtgtgtcctgtggaatgtctggcagACCCTTCTGGGAACCAGGAACCCTGGAGGaccatcctgccttgttttggcaaagttcagcagtcactttcctgtgggtcctgcattcTTGTTTATACAGCATACAGTCAGGCAGTCAAGGCAAACGcaatttcttgtccaaatggctagctttgccatcTTGAAAGCAAACTCCTATGGAGTTTTTTTGAtgtccatcattttctctgaagtaaactggtgctgccaggagcagacatgtcttattgtcataaaaaagcttaggttattaaacatcataattaccatattctgtaggtctttgaagtgtttgaaaattgtctatctgtctaaaatatacctatttaacTTTGAcaacatacctaatgtgactacaagtttggttattatagattaactactaacttcctttctttttttggcttttcaagacaggttctctGTGAAACactcctggctctcctggaattcactctgtggcccaggctggcctcaaactcatagagatccacctgtctctgcctcctgagtgctgggattaaaggcgtgcaccaccactgtctagccAACTCCATTTCTTATGCATatattgaatttttaaacaagctgcataaacacaatacaaaaacaagagtagaaacatatatacaatatgtggaaaataattttaaatttgtatcaatataccaaaattcatgccaatgcaaaatatctgagattaacaGTTGTCTTCCTATtttcctatattcccctaaatgataacaaacatccataacccacccaATAACtagagaccacacacacatatcccaactcttgggaatgctGTTGTTAGTTTCTCTAGATTGTTTCCTGTCATCTGTGGGAGAAGGTATATTTAGGGGGTCCCTGAGAAAGTTTTAGaaaatggccaagtcctgggaagaccaggtATAACCTTTGCTCATACATATCACCGGTCGAGATTCAGGAGGTCTTCCccatcaaacctgatccataccAACTtgaaaggaatccacagcctcttgttttAAGTGGGAGCAAAAGCAATTGCTtctccaaataattttttttacatccagttgacaaatacattttttgaatttttaacatttaagatAGCCCTGAAGTATGTAGGTTGGTTCAACTTCGCAGTCCTGTTCACAAGTCCATGCCGGCCAGCAGCTGTCttttgctcatcagcattcaaaaaattcaaaatcaactaCTAATATACAGAATACAGACTCCCTGTGTTTTCCCATCTTtatatgacttttttctttcatgctacctttactctctctttaaagtctatttttaaactatttattttgttCCCTATGGCtgtaccctttttcttttctcaagccTACACAACATTGTTAAATACGCTGGAATCTGTTTAGAGATTTTATGTCTGGATCTCTTTTTACTGCatttcttttagcctttttttttgtctgcctGGGCAAAAAAAACTGCTAAGTGGTGAGGCTTGGACCTCTGTGCTGCTCtagcagctggctctgcccacatCTCCATTCATGAGAGCCAAGCTTAAAGATCTTGGCCCAATACTGGAGGTTCACCTGACCAGGAATTGCATTCAACCTTTCTAGAGCGCTAGAATGCCAAGTGCCAATGCTTgcactatgtttttgttttgcagatatttttacttagtttttgttcctacttaatgGACTGGTTGCTCAAGGGGTCACTGTCCTGCAGAAACCCTTAAAGGAGCATTATCCTCTTTTTTCCCCAAAGCTTCCTCAGGCCTTATGTAGATACGGCCCACGTTGGTAGTCCAAAATGTTGTTCTTGGTGTTTACGCTTTTACTCTTTTGTCCCTCTGCTCTTTTGGAGGGCCAAGCACCCAGCTCCATATACTTAATACACACAGTGactttttattacttaaaaatgcccagctttagcttggcttatttctagccagatttccttaacttaaattatcccatttaccttttgcctctgggttttttctctttgtgtttctgtatatcttactctcACACATGCTTCATGGCTGGTGGCTGGCACCTAGCATCAACCTCTCCATGTTCTCTTGCCCCTTCTTCTCCTtgctcttcccagatttctcctctattaattctctctgcctacctgccccatctattctttctcctgtcttgcaaTTGTTTATTaacctctttattagaccaatgaaatgacacagtttcacagagttaaacaaatgcaatataaaataatgcaaaacatcttttcataattaaaacaaGTGTTCCACAGTGTAAAAAAAAGTAAACCatattcaaataatattccacaacacccctccctcctttcctgaaCCTATCTcatctctcccctcttcttcccctttctgtcCCTTCTAACCCCCATTATCTCATACtggcttctgttttattttcttttgtttttggagacagagtttctttgtataaTAGTCCTGGCTCAGCACATaagagctgtggcttgttctgcttctctgattttccagcattcacttcaatacccagctccaggtttgtttttattaacaagaactcGTAAGATTTGTGCTACCAAGGTTGACCCCAACTTGATCtgttggcagtggtccagaggatgcTGGACTCTGGTGACCaccctagcaaataacctagctgtcatcatagagcctttgtccagtgacagatggaggcagatacagagatccctggacaggcaccaggctgagctctgggaatccaattgatgagagagaggagagatactgcaggtgagggacattgagatcatgatgggaggatgtgcagaggtgactggccacactagtggaagcccatgaactgtggactggtggctgtggagcccccatgggactggactaggccctctggatatggaagatggttgtttggcttgaaccatttggggggcccccaggcagggggatcagcatctgtccctggtctatgagcaggcttctggaatctggtgcctgtggtgtgtcaccttgcacagccttggtgcagtgggaaggggcttggacctgcctaggatcagtgtgctgggctctgctgactccccatgggagacctcaatttggggaaTATGGGGATATGGAGTGTCTTGTTAAGGAGGGCTgggtgatgggaggagggaggagggggatttgcggatagtatgtggagtgagtaggaaatttcttaaagaaaaagaaataaaaaagattcatgctacactactTGTTGGATACCAGCTCAGACTGGAGCCACACTgccggttgtggtggtgcatgcccataggatttactgaaggaggcagaggcaggaggatcctgagtttgagttcaaggcggaaggatcctgagtttgaagccagcctaggaggcttgttAAGGAGAAACTTTGGCCAGGGCTGAGCCACAAACGGTGGTGGTGAGACCATGGAGgtagcagctgctgctccaagttgctggcttcttctcatcatgttggtgactgtggtgatgctgctacctggaatgAAGGGTTTACTTCTgtttgttcagagaattgccaggaccatcgtgttacaagaaagcatcggcaaaggtcagtttggaaaagtttggcaagacaaatgatgGGGAAAAAtcgctgtgaagatattctcttctagggaagaacattcgtggttccaagagacagacatttatcagactgtgattactttAAACCACTgaggaggcaccaaaaaaaaatctgcagagaaccatgaccatgcctaacagcaacttttaaatcttcaaaaagatgacaggagccgataacaatgattccacatggactatggtaaagccattaagctgattaacaccacagaaagattgactctggattacaaactgctcaggacaattttgagatggctagctgagatgatccagattcacagacaactTGAGCAAGGacctgagacaagccctgcacttccccattatgcagagactggacagatGATATAActaactctctcaggacttgacaattaacccaattattttcttttcaagattcccctaaagatgtcttcacccccagaaagcaggaagtaattttaagaaaaaaatgcccatattcccaagaggtgtgtgtgtggggggtggtttttggttgtttaatgagttatggatattgtaaTTGTTTATCATGGtaggttacaagttgttaattgttagtggtcaggaaaaaagctgaacaaggagattagattcagagtttttgtttgaaaaaaagaaaaagaaaaaagagaatatagatatgaggtatatcattgaatctattctgagaaaaaagatgaagaaaatagaataaatgggCAGATCATCGaatcttttctaaaaagaaaaaaggagaaaatataaaaatgacaaaaggtagattactggatctattgtgaaaagaaaaagagagaatgtggatatgataatataaaaagggagattattgaatctacttttaaaaatgaactacttGTTTCAAACaagataagtaatgaatttttttcttagtttatcaaatgttactggactggacattgttaatatatataatggagtatcttatctgaatctgtcaaatgttaatggactagacattgttaatatagttcttgactgtatatattgtatatacttattagatatagtttttcttgtattagttataagcttttataaattttagacaaaaaggggaaatgtggtgatattgtgttccccaaaatattgtgcaccctaataaacttatctggggtcagagaacagaacagccactagatatagaggccagaaaatggtggcacacatgcctttaatcctagcataccAAAGGCAAatatccatccggatctctgtgagtacaaagccacactggaaagagccaggtatggtgacttatgcttttaattccagaaagtgatgacagaaagcagaaaggtatataagacatgaaaaccaggaactagagctagttaagcttttagggttttttttgttttgttttgttttgtttttttgtttttggtttttcgagacagggtttctatgtgtagctttgtgcctttcctggaacttgctttgtagaccaggctggcctcgaactcacagagatctgcctggctctgtctcccgagtgcttttaggcttttgagccgcagttcaactgagattcattctggatgaggactcagaggcttccagtctgaggaaacaggatcagctgaggaattgtcgaggtgaggtagctgtggcttgctctgcttctctgatcttccagcattcaccccaatactcaGCTCTacgtttgtttttttattaatatgaccttctaagattcgtgctacaaagagcactttctactcttgcagaggactgtagttcaattctcagcaaccacatggtggccagCCAACACCATCTGCTGAGACAACACCATCTGGCCTCTGGGTTTGGCCATCATTCCCGTACCATCTAACTCAGCAACCCAGCACCACTTTTTCCCACTTCTCACCTCTTCCCTGGATAAAAACCATGTAGGTGATGAGTTGAATTTATTTCTATGCTCAAGACCCCCTACCCTTCCAGCAAGACTCTGCACAGCCACTACCAGCTACTACCAGAAACTTTGCCTCCTCAGGATGCTCTAACTGCATCTGTGACTCATCAGGCCTGACCTTGGGAGGGGCAAGGCCTGGGTTTTGAGATACCTGTGGGGATGGGAGTGAGGGTAGAAAGATGGAGAACTGGGCAGCTGTTcactaaaagaaagagagaatgtgaGCCACATAGCCTCAAACCAGACAATGAGACAGCTTATTCCTAAATATGGTTGCCCAGGGAACAGAAATTAACCTGGCTTCACCTTTGGGGTCTCATGATATGCAAAGGTAGAGAAGATGTGTTCTATTTTGTCTGTTCAAAAAGTTAGGCTGCTGTGTGCTTTAGCAGGACATTGTCCTGTGGCATGTGTTTAGTGAAGACTGGAAGGTCACCAGGATGTAATCCTGCCTTCAGGTCTTTTACTGACAGTCCAGTGTGGTTTCCTACATCTAActtctttttttatgatttatatatttatttgtttgtttatttattatgtgttctgAATGTATGGCTGCAGACCAGAAGACAGAACCAGATctcttatagatggttgtgaaccatcatgtacttgctaggaattgaactcaggacctctggaagagcagggtgctcttaacctctgaaccatatcTCCAGTCCCTATATCAAGTTCTTATGAAGAGCACACAGCAGAAGCACTTCAAGTCCAATATTTTTTGAGGGGaggtggttctttttttttttttttttagtttttcgagacagggtttctctgtgtagctttgcgcctttcctggaactcacttggtagaccaggctggcctcgaactcacagagatctgcccggctctgccttctgagtgctaggattacaggcgtgcaccaccaccacccgcttGGGGAGGtggttcttttggttttgttttgttttttgagatagggtttttctggcTGTGGAGcatgccctggaacttgctctatagacttggttggccttgaacttgcagagatccacctatctgcatctccagtgccaggattaaaggcctgcatggACACCACCCAGCAAGTTTagtatttttggagacaagatgaTCCCTTTAGTGCCCATGTGACACTgcatctttctctcttccctcccctcctaactctctgtctttctttcctttgcttcccaCAGCTCCActcccccctttcctttccattttccttccttatCTGTCCCCCCCACCCactgtgtatctcaggctggcttcttctttattttgattgattagtttcttttttcagaaagGGCTTCTTTGTGCAActgtcctggatgtcctggaacttgctttttagaccaaGTTTGCCTTGAACTCAATTTGAAGAGTGATGTAAATCTTAGCCAATTTACCAACTAAATACGGGTGACTAAGTAAAGCATTTAATCTCTGTAATTTCACTTtgccaatatttaaaatatattcaataactttgctctaaaaaaaaaaaaaaagagttctgctTGCCTCTGAAAACTGCTCATCACTCACTCTTCAAGGTGCTTGCTCCCTGGAAACATCTTTCCTATTAATCTGCAACTTCCAGGGCTAAATAAATGATGTTCTCTGGGGATATAGTTATGTTCCATAGACAAAGAATACAATCACCAAAGCTGATTTCTTTCTAGATGAGCTTTATTAGAGGGCACAGCGAGTAGTGACCACAACCAGGCAGGCAGTGATGGTGTAGGCAGTCACTGAGGTGACAAGTCTAACAGTAAATACCTTTGTTCCCCTTGTTGTTTGGAGCCTGGGAGAAGCAGATGGCAGCCTGGCGGTCACAGTTGCAGATCAAGTTCTCACAGGTGTTGTTTCTGCctggagagaaacaggaaaggaagctgAATGGAGCCCCTGACCCTGCTCCCTGCAATTTGTAGCCAAAAGACCAGTGGTCCTCCCAAGGGTACAGCCTTTGGGTTGAGAGACAAAGCACACAAAAGGACATTGAGTTGTCCAAATTGCTGAAACAcacttataataaaaaatattatttgatgtGGGCTGGAATGACATTGTGGTTGGTAATGTGGTTGTCATAAAAGTGTGAGGGCCTGACCTAGAAGGCACAGAGCCCATGTAAAAAGCAAGATGTGCTTGGGGCATCTGTAACTTGACTGGGAAGTGGGGAACACCAGTCCCCCAAAACTTAGTGGTCAGTCAGACTACCTTAAGGTGAGTgtcatgttcagtgagagattcagGCTCTAAAGACATGGTAgagagtgactgaagaagacagGAAATGCCAACTCATTcctacacataaaaatcaatagaCACAAATATTTAATAGTAAAACCCAGAAAACAACCACCTCTGCtggacctctatgtttaatctagtggctgcctctgtcctctgatcctcagacaaacCTTATCTGAtgcacagtatatcaccacaccaggGCTGCAGGGGCTGTGGGAATGCACtgcagtgacaactagtgtttaACAGATGGACCCACCAGACCCACCTGATGGGGAGTCCCACCTGGCAAGGCTTtgggggtcactggctgtgggaACCAATTGTTTTCTGTCAGTAATTTctctcatgtgccactacatttctCTGCTAAGAACTGCTATGGCTGTTTTCCCactgtttgtgtgtttatctcaGGAATATACTCCATCTTTGGGTACACTTATAGCTGTGGATGTTctggaagatgatttctgtttaggctgtataattttgatgtataGAAACAATACTAGGACATTTTATGTTACACTGACTGACATAGAATTCTCAGTCccaaagacagccttttacagACTAAACTGCCCTGCAGAAAATGCTCAAAGACTAATTGCCAGGTGTTGTCGTTGCTAATCCCGGCCAGGCTGTTTACATTGAGACTTAGCTCCTTCGTGTAGTTCTGTTTCTGCACGGACCCTGAcagctcaaggttcagccaattgtttactgtctgggatccCCACTATCTTAGAGCTGTGTGCATGGGTCAGTGTGACATtcctagcctaagagaaactatgtgacttaTCTTGTGTTGTGAGAATGGGTAgtgccctgaaaatgtaacttacaattgtccagagtttggctgtgaggCAGCAGCGGCAGAGGtgtggacagagacagctgtgcAGAGCTGGGTATAAGCTGTTACCATGAAGGAAGAGCTGGGTGAGGGAACTGTGGAAAGAGCAGCAGTGAGTgagggtgcgtgtgtgtgtgtgtgtgtgtgtgtgtgtgtgtgtgtgtgtgtgtcagtgtgtgtgtagaaggagctggggagagaacatgaatagctaggcagaagagagagaaagaggttttCATTGAGAAgagggggctgtgtgtgtgtgtgtgtgtgtgtgtgtgtgtgtgtgtgtgtgtgtctggaaaaTATAACTATGTAAAGAGATGtaactgtgtggagacagagataCTTTCACAGAGATTTTAAGAGAGGGGATTTCTTAAgttgaagtaaaaaagaaagttatcatcagaaatcatgtgtgtttccttattattTACCCCTCAGACAGACAAAGTCTAGCCCTCAGATACATAAGAACTTTTCCCAAGCCTTCTCCACATTCGTGGACCTTCTTGCATTCCCTGGAGGTGTCCTTGGAGCAGGCTCTCCATAAGGCAACCAATACAGGGCCACCCAGAGTCCAGAGGTCCCGGAGTGTAAACCTACCCCTGCAGGTGACCTCATTCCCAGAGCACGAGTATGAGTAGAAGATGTTGAGGTTGTCTATGAGGGATTTGCAGTTTTCCAGCTTCTTGACATGATTGTGGCAGTTGTCACGAATCTGGCAGCACCTGGAGATAGGAAGGAACAGCTGAGGGAGGAAATGGACCAACAGGAGGTCAGTTCACACCTGCAGTCTTTCTCAAACCTGTCAGGATGACTTAAACGTGATGATCCACAAGTAACCTTCCTCAGGCTCAAAAATCTGTGATTTCTATCAAGCACATATTCATTGAAAGCCATTTCTGTGGAGTGTGGTCAGTACTAGCCTTTAttctcagaacttgggagacagagacagatggatctctgagtttgagatcagccagggatacatagtgagagcctgtatccgaaaagtgattttttaaacaaagctgCAGGAACAAAGTGAAATTATATATTCCAAAGTTTCACTAACATTTTAAAGTCAATGCTAATGTTTTGATGGTGGCTGTGATGGTTGGCCTTGCCCTAGTCTGGTGCCTGAATCCAGCATTGTACACTATTTATATCTCACACATTCTGTTTCAGGGTCCACTAGATCCAGGGTCCTCTTTGACTGATTTCTTTACATGACAAGAGGTGAAGATACATGCTGGGGGTGCTGATGCCttccttaaatctcagcactcagaaggcagaggctgcaaGATctctgcgttcaaggccagcatggcctccacagagagttctaggacaactagggccacacagagaacccttgtctgaaaacaaaacaagcaaacactaaataaaaaaatacatgatatatGATGAATATGCATGCCTCATATTATTGCCTCATGAGATGTCCTGCTTGTGTCCTGTCCCCACCAACCCAGACCCTCCAGTCTCCACCCAGATGGAACACTCACCTGTCTAAGTCTGCCAACACATTGGTCCTGGTGGCATAGTCACAGTAGCAACCATAGAGGCTGTACTCCGTCATGGGTAAAGTTAAATTTGTGTTGCACTGGAACACATTGCCAAACTGCCTCTTAGTCTGAGGGTTGATTCTGAATGTAGTAGCTCCTGCTGCAAGAATGCACAGGACACTACATCAGTCTCTCTTGGCTTTACCAGGGGTCTAATGCTTGCCTCCTAGCTCCCTTATCAAGAGCCTCTGAGGACCTTAAGTCCTCTTCAGAGTTCAGATCAAGACACTACAGCAAATGAAAGAAACTGATAtatgtgtgcccataagattaAGATGTAATCATGATGTTGTAAGTACACATTACACAAAAATGCATGGTACATGGGAAGATATCATAGCTGATCTTGCACAGTGAAATTACAGATGAAAGCAACATTTTCAGAGTTGGTGGCCATAATGTCTTGCCTGACAATCTGAGAATCAGTCCTCTGGTGAGGTGGCATCTGAACTATCAATTGGTATAACTGTAACTGCACTATGACCCCCAACAGATCATGACCATCACTTCTTGACACTTCCTCCTTGACTGCTATCAGCTGCCTCATGGGGAGAGCAGTgaacagaggtgtgtgtgtgtgtgtgtgtgtgtgtgtgtgtgtgtgtgtgtctgtgtgtctgtgtgtgtgtgtgtgtgtgtgcttgcccaATACAGGTTGAAAGCAAGCTCTTGGGAGCACTTATAAATGTCATACtgcacatgaggaggtcagaggacaggcaAGCCTAAGTAGGATGTTATCTACCTATTTGAGACAGGTAGTTGCCctttaacccaggctggcctcagactttgTAGCAACCCTGTGGCCTCACCTTGCCAAGTGGTAAGGATATAAATGAACACCACTGTACTGAGCTAGGATGACCCCCCAGGATTAAATTCTATAGACATTGCCTTTTGCCTTGCTTGCCTTCTCATTTCTCACTGTCAGGACAGACAGCCACCAcactgtgagctgccgtgtgctCCCTGTGTTGAGGAGCTGAGAACTCTCTCCAGTCAGCAGCCAGGGACAAACTGACCTCTTACTTCAATAACCCAACAATCCAACCATCTCTTGAGTTTGGAAGCTGCCCCACCCCTACTCAAGTCTAGGTGAAACCCCAGCCTTAGCCAGCAGTGGGATTCATCACAGTTCTAGCTGAGACCTTGAGCCAAAGAAGCAGCCAACACATGCTCATAGTTTTACACTGGAAGAATGAGAAGGAATCTGTTGTATGGCCATGCACATCTTATAGACAAGGATAATGGTCAGATCATCATTGCAATGTCAGCATTTGACATAACAAACTGTTCATCACTGAGGAGTAGGTAAGTAAGCCAGGATGCAGTCTGCAGTGGGCTACAGGTCACCATTAAAATGCAGGAGAATCCAGGTACAGTGGAACACACACTgtgaaatctcagcactctggaggctgaggcaggtggatatctgattGAAATCCATCCTGGTTCatagagtgagttgcaggacaaccATCACTACTCTGAGAAACCTTCTCAGGTAAAATGGTAACAACAAAATACAGAATTGCAACCTCAAATCAGAACTTCAGGGGTGAAGAGTGGGCAGCTGTGCATTGAAGACCAGGGAGATGGTGGGGCACCCAGAGGAGACAAGGGTCCTACCTGAGAGCAGAGTGACCAGCAGAAGGAGTTTCAtcctgagtgtgtgtggaggactCAAGTGACTTCTCTCTTTATAGTTCTGTATGTAATCCTAACAGTTGGGAGGTAGATGTAAGTCTTGGCTAGAATGTcaggttggaggacagcctgagcGAGAATTATATAATcctgtaaaaataataataagggcctgagagatggctctgcagtcaAGATCACTTGTTGAGCTTGTGTGGGACCCAGGATcaggtcacaactgtctatgaTCCCAGTTCTGAAGGATCAGACCCCTCCTCTGGACTCTGTAGGCACTGCTCAGACACAGTtcacagatgcacatgcaggcaaaacactcagacacatacaataaaagtcaatatatttaaaaagaaaagaaaactcaaatatTCAGGGCACCTTAGGGCCAAGGAAATCAGTGCCAGGGCAGTAAGGTGCTTTCTTTGCTCAGGTAGGTGAATGAAGTGGACTTTTCTAATGGATCATCTGAGTTCAGGCCTAGAGAGTAAACGTTCCAGATGTTGTGGGCATGGGGGTCCACAGCCCAGAGGCTATTAGACCCAAATGAGAAGCCAAAACCAGAAATTCAGGTGTGGCCAGCCTTGGTGGCTGTTAAGAGAAGAGGAATGGGGGGCACTGAGAGAGGACAAGGTTCCTTCCTGTGAGCAGAGTGACCAGCAGAAGCAGTTTCATCCCGAGTGAGGGGGTGACTCAGTGACTTCTCTTTATAGTCCTGTAGCTGTGCTCTGACAGTGTCCAGTCAGCACATGGGGTCTGTGACTACTTTGTGTGTAGCACAGAAGTAGAATATGTGCACCTTACACACAGTCCCGACCTGAAGAGCTGCTGTAGGTGGTGACAGAGCCTGAATCAGTGCTGgcacagagacaaagaaagggcTAGCTCAACACCCCAACCAGCTCAAGTGCAGTGACTGGCCAAGTGTAAGTCCCTCCCCCATGGATGCTCTGAGGTCATAAGAAGATCTAGACATTGCTCCTAGAATTGGGTCTGAAGGACGCTGATAGTGACGTATGGTCCCAGGCAGAAGGAGCTGGACCCTGCAATCCTCCATGTTAACCATATAAACTACATGCTAAA of Onychomys torridus chromosome 22, mOncTor1.1, whole genome shotgun sequence contains these proteins:
- the LOC118572223 gene encoding phospholipase A2-like, whose amino-acid sequence is MTEYSLYGCYCDYATRTNVLADLDRCCQIRDNCHNHVKKLENCKSLIDNLNIFYSYSCSGNEVTCRGRNNTCENLICNCDRQAAICFSQAPNNKGNKEENNACEAFVCNCDRQVAICFSKQDNDMRC